The following are from one region of the Arcobacter defluvii genome:
- the dnaK gene encoding molecular chaperone DnaK: MSKVIGIDLGTTNSCVAVYENGEAKIIPNKEGKNTTPSIVAFTDKGEVLVGDPAKRQAITNPEKTIYSIKRIMGLMMNEKNAQEAQGKVGYKIVDRNGAAAVEIAGKIYTPQEISAKILSKLKADSEEYLGQTVTDAVITVPAYFNDAQRKATQEAGTIAGLNVLRIINEPTAASLAYGLDKKGEEKVLVYDLGGGTFDVTVLEIGDGTFEVLATDGNAFLGGDDFDNAIIDWLAKEFKDENGFDIKNDKMALQRLKDAAENAKKELSSAESTEINLPFISMGSAGPIHLVKSLTRAKFESMTEHLIDETLDHIKIALKEAGLNKGDIDEIIMVGGSTRLPKANKVVKEFFGKELNKGVNPDEVVAAGAAVQAGVLKGDVKDVLLLDVTPLSLGIETLGGVMTKLIEKGTTIPVKKSQVFSTADDNQPAVSIHVVQGEREFAKDNKSLGMFELSDIPAAPRGVPQIEVTFDIDANGVLNVSAKDKGTGKENKITISGSSGLSDAEIEKMVQEAEANKEADAKKKAVIEVRNQADALLHSTRKTLEENENAVSEDEKKAIIDAAADLEETLKNENATKEEIEAKLKTLTEKSHKLAEAMYAKEQGGAQQGQPNQKAKKDDDDVIDAEVE; the protein is encoded by the coding sequence ATGAGTAAAGTAATAGGTATAGATTTAGGAACAACAAACTCTTGTGTTGCAGTTTATGAAAATGGGGAAGCAAAAATTATCCCTAATAAAGAAGGAAAAAATACAACTCCATCAATTGTTGCTTTTACAGATAAAGGTGAAGTATTAGTAGGAGATCCTGCTAAAAGACAAGCGATTACAAATCCAGAAAAAACTATTTATTCAATCAAAAGAATTATGGGTCTTATGATGAATGAAAAAAATGCTCAAGAAGCACAAGGTAAAGTTGGATATAAAATTGTTGATAGAAATGGGGCAGCAGCAGTTGAAATCGCTGGAAAAATTTATACTCCACAAGAAATTTCAGCAAAAATTTTATCAAAATTAAAAGCTGATTCTGAAGAATATTTAGGACAAACAGTAACTGATGCTGTTATTACAGTACCAGCTTATTTTAATGATGCACAAAGAAAAGCTACTCAAGAAGCTGGAACAATTGCTGGTCTTAATGTATTAAGAATTATCAATGAGCCAACAGCTGCATCTCTTGCATATGGTTTAGATAAAAAAGGTGAAGAAAAAGTTCTAGTTTACGATTTAGGTGGAGGAACTTTTGACGTTACTGTATTAGAAATTGGTGATGGAACATTTGAAGTTTTAGCTACTGATGGAAATGCTTTCTTAGGTGGAGATGATTTTGATAATGCAATCATTGATTGGTTAGCAAAAGAGTTCAAAGACGAAAATGGTTTTGATATTAAAAATGACAAAATGGCATTACAAAGACTAAAAGATGCAGCAGAAAACGCCAAAAAAGAGTTAAGTTCAGCTGAATCAACAGAAATCAATTTACCATTTATTTCTATGGGAAGTGCAGGACCAATTCACTTAGTTAAATCTTTAACAAGAGCAAAATTTGAATCTATGACTGAGCATTTAATTGATGAAACTTTAGACCATATTAAAATTGCATTAAAAGAAGCTGGATTAAATAAAGGTGATATCGATGAAATTATTATGGTTGGTGGATCTACAAGACTTCCAAAAGCTAATAAAGTAGTTAAAGAGTTCTTTGGTAAAGAGTTAAATAAAGGTGTAAATCCTGATGAAGTTGTAGCAGCTGGTGCAGCAGTTCAAGCAGGGGTTTTAAAAGGTGATGTTAAAGATGTATTATTATTAGACGTTACTCCATTATCTTTAGGAATTGAGACTTTAGGTGGAGTTATGACTAAATTAATTGAAAAAGGTACAACAATTCCTGTTAAAAAATCTCAAGTATTTAGTACAGCAGATGATAACCAACCAGCAGTTTCAATTCACGTAGTTCAAGGTGAAAGAGAATTTGCAAAAGATAATAAATCTTTAGGTATGTTTGAACTTTCTGATATTCCAGCTGCTCCAAGAGGTGTTCCTCAAATTGAAGTAACATTTGATATTGATGCAAATGGTGTTTTAAATGTATCAGCAAAAGATAAAGGAACTGGAAAAGAAAATAAAATTACAATTTCAGGTTCATCTGGATTAAGTGATGCAGAAATTGAAAAAATGGTTCAAGAAGCTGAAGCAAACAAAGAAGCAGATGCTAAGAAAAAAGCTGTAATTGAAGTAAGAAATCAAGCAGATGCATTATTACATTCAACTAGAAAAACTTTAGAAGAAAATGAAAATGCTGTTTCTGAAGATGAGAAAAAAGCAATTATTGATGCTGCAGCTGATTTAGAAGAAACTTTAAAAAATGAAAATGCAACTAAAGAAGAGATTGAAGCAAAATTAAAAACTTTAACTGAAAAATCTCATAAATTAGCAGAAGCTATGTATGCAAAAGAACAAGGTGGAGCACAACAAGGTCAACCAAATCAAAAAGCTAAAAAAGATGACGATGACGTTATCGATGCAGAAGTAGAGTAA
- the grpE gene encoding nucleotide exchange factor GrpE: MSEEKKEELVEQEKIQQEESSVETTEETVSKEESLEEKVARLEDELKKSEEKYLRVHADFENIKKRLEREKYQAIDYASEKFAKDLLAPIDTLEMALHSANAELDASELLRKLKEGIELTIKNFNTTFEKHNITKVETDGEFDPNVHNAVMQVDSDNHESGQIVQELQKGYKLKDRLLRPSMVSIAN, translated from the coding sequence GTGAGTGAAGAAAAAAAAGAAGAATTAGTAGAACAAGAAAAGATTCAACAAGAAGAGTCATCAGTTGAAACAACAGAAGAAACAGTTTCAAAAGAAGAGAGTTTAGAAGAAAAAGTTGCAAGGCTTGAAGATGAACTAAAGAAAAGTGAAGAAAAATATCTAAGAGTTCATGCAGATTTTGAGAATATCAAAAAAAGACTTGAAAGAGAAAAATATCAAGCTATAGATTATGCAAGTGAAAAATTTGCTAAAGATTTATTAGCTCCAATTGATACTCTTGAAATGGCTTTACATTCAGCAAATGCTGAACTTGATGCATCTGAACTTTTAAGAAAATTAAAAGAAGGAATTGAACTTACTATTAAAAATTTCAATACTACTTTTGAAAAACACAATATTACAAAAGTTGAAACAGATGGTGAGTTTGATCCAAATGTTCACAATGCAGTAATGCAAGTAGATAGTGACAATCATGAATCAGGACAGATTGTTCAGGAATTACAAAAAGGCTATAAGTTAAAAGATAGGTTATTAAGGCCTTCAATGGTTAGTATAGCTAATTAG
- a CDS encoding heat-shock regulator codes for MLDKKEFLLQSIIRAYIEHLEPIGSTQLKSMYDITYSPATIRGYFKKLGEEGYLAQEHISSGRTPTSEALKQYWKSKLNFKLKGINLRALEYFASQIGLSVFIKKEKSDILKNILNVENKYMILEFSSFAISVKYSDALYRFLRDMIDIDLKDIIKISKDVGAYEVYEAINQNIQNTDFQIFNYREFLNLALNYNFDEYTINSFLKGQVLDDLKEGLYFENLLPINYIGVCNYCKINNEDVKMLVVGELPKDYEFFYEKITTF; via the coding sequence ATGTTAGATAAAAAAGAGTTTTTATTACAATCAATTATTAGAGCTTACATTGAGCATTTAGAGCCAATAGGTTCAACTCAATTAAAATCTATGTACGATATAACTTATTCACCTGCAACTATTAGAGGTTATTTTAAAAAACTAGGTGAAGAAGGATATTTAGCTCAAGAACATATAAGTAGTGGAAGAACTCCTACAAGTGAAGCTTTAAAACAGTATTGGAAATCAAAACTTAATTTTAAGCTAAAAGGGATAAATTTACGAGCTTTAGAATATTTTGCATCTCAAATAGGACTGTCTGTTTTTATAAAAAAAGAAAAAAGTGATATATTAAAAAATATTTTGAATGTAGAAAATAAATATATGATATTAGAATTTTCTTCATTTGCAATTAGTGTTAAATATTCCGATGCTCTTTATAGATTTTTGAGAGATATGATAGATATAGATTTAAAAGATATTATAAAAATCTCAAAAGATGTGGGTGCTTATGAGGTTTATGAAGCAATAAACCAAAATATACAAAATACAGATTTTCAAATTTTTAATTATAGAGAATTTCTAAATTTGGCTTTAAATTACAATTTTGATGAATATACAATAAATAGTTTTTTAAAGGGACAAGTATTAGATGATTTGAAAGAAGGATTATATTTTGAAAATTTATTGCCAATAAATTACATAGGTGTTTGTAATTATTGTAAAATAAACAATGAAGATGTAAAGATGTTGGTTGTTGGTGAATTGCCCAAAGATTATGAATTTTTTTATGAAAAAATTACAACTTTTTAG
- a CDS encoding phosphatidylserine decarboxylase produces the protein MHITNLISQYFGKFAKKEFPTFIQKIINASYVKLMGLDMSEFKHSRYYKSLNDLFTRELILKREIDKSSDIIISPADSLITECGILSEDIALQIKGMEYSVEELLTFYCTDNFEKIKNGSFMNFYLSPKDYHRYHAPCDFKLNKLIHVPGKLYPVNLKYLNKEFELFVQNERVILECENNGKLFYMVFVGALNVGQMVFEFENRVETNTDAKEIKVYNYDNIEITKGECLGYFKMGSTVVMLWEKDSVQIDDLLNKNIKFGQRIGKM, from the coding sequence ATGCATATCACAAATCTAATTTCTCAATACTTTGGAAAATTTGCGAAAAAAGAGTTCCCAACATTTATTCAAAAAATAATAAATGCTAGTTATGTAAAATTAATGGGACTTGATATGAGTGAATTTAAACATTCTAGGTATTATAAATCGTTGAATGATTTATTTACTAGAGAATTAATTTTAAAAAGAGAAATTGATAAATCAAGTGATATTATAATCTCTCCAGCAGATAGCTTAATCACAGAATGTGGAATTTTAAGTGAAGATATAGCCTTACAAATAAAAGGTATGGAATATAGTGTTGAAGAGTTACTAACTTTTTACTGTACAGATAATTTTGAAAAAATAAAAAATGGTTCTTTTATGAATTTTTATTTATCACCAAAAGATTATCACAGATATCATGCCCCTTGTGATTTTAAATTAAATAAACTAATTCATGTTCCTGGGAAACTTTATCCTGTAAATTTAAAATATCTAAATAAAGAGTTCGAACTTTTTGTTCAAAATGAGAGAGTAATTTTAGAGTGTGAAAACAATGGAAAACTATTTTATATGGTTTTTGTAGGTGCATTAAATGTAGGACAAATGGTTTTTGAATTTGAAAATAGAGTAGAAACAAATACTGATGCAAAAGAGATAAAAGTTTATAATTATGATAATATTGAAATAACAAAAGGTGAATGTTTAGGATATTTTAAAATGGGTTCAACTGTTGTTATGCTTTGGGAAAAAGATTCTGTTCAAATAGATGATTTATTGAATAAAAATATTAAATTTGGTCAGAGAATAGGTAAAATGTAA
- a CDS encoding TAXI family TRAP transporter solute-binding subunit, translating to MKFNGKKIATATLIGMLSIPAFSAEFVTIGTGGVTGTYYPTGGAICRLVNQYKKDTKLRCSVESTGGSVYNVNTIKNGELDFGIVQSDVVYQASKGEGAFEGAAIPKLKSVMAIYPELLTLVTRKDANINSLIDVKGKRINIGNPGSGNEATVLGLFEESGIKKSDLKFAGALKASEMPDALRDNKIDGYFYMVGHPTANIKDASNSVDVKITPIEGANVDSLIKRYPYFAKANVPGGMYKGNDTDIPTFGVKAVLVTSDDVSVNAVYTVVKAILENFDEFKQLHPAYANITKESLLDGLSAPLHEGAKKYYQEIGLIK from the coding sequence ATGAAATTTAATGGTAAAAAAATTGCAACTGCTACTTTGATTGGAATGTTATCAATCCCTGCATTTTCTGCTGAGTTTGTTACAATTGGAACAGGTGGAGTTACTGGAACTTATTATCCAACAGGAGGAGCAATCTGTAGATTAGTTAATCAATATAAAAAAGATACTAAATTAAGATGTTCAGTTGAGTCAACTGGTGGTTCAGTATACAATGTAAATACTATTAAAAATGGAGAATTAGATTTTGGTATTGTGCAATCAGATGTTGTTTATCAAGCAAGTAAAGGAGAAGGTGCTTTTGAAGGTGCTGCTATTCCAAAACTAAAATCAGTTATGGCTATTTATCCAGAATTACTTACTTTAGTTACTAGAAAAGATGCAAATATTAACTCTTTAATAGATGTAAAAGGGAAAAGAATTAATATTGGAAATCCTGGAAGTGGAAATGAAGCAACTGTTTTAGGATTATTTGAAGAGAGTGGAATCAAAAAATCTGACTTAAAATTTGCAGGTGCATTAAAAGCTTCTGAAATGCCTGATGCCTTAAGAGATAATAAAATTGATGGATATTTTTATATGGTAGGACATCCAACAGCAAATATCAAAGATGCATCAAACTCTGTTGATGTAAAAATTACTCCAATTGAAGGTGCAAATGTTGATTCTCTAATTAAAAGATATCCATATTTTGCAAAAGCAAATGTTCCTGGTGGAATGTATAAAGGAAATGATACTGATATTCCAACATTTGGGGTAAAAGCTGTACTTGTAACAAGTGATGATGTAAGTGTAAATGCTGTTTATACTGTAGTAAAAGCTATATTAGAAAATTTTGATGAATTTAAACAATTACATCCAGCTTATGCAAATATCACAAAAGAGTCTTTATTAGATGGATTATCTGCTCCATTACATGAAGGTGCAAAAAAATATTACCAAGAAATTGGATTAATAAAATAA
- a CDS encoding sensor domain-containing phosphodiesterase: MNTKIFLKIAWLFILGLLTYLVFVVFFLSPKINNFLSETEIKNTKIQFDKIVSVINEKSRTLTDKEVLKEEIELLLSGVTLGKAGYAFIFDNTGKIVFDPSGEFSSKEFDKIVIPGLEKRYLYEELKKAYLKKDSFEYEWNRIYDPYNYTYKKLSWIQYNPQLDWYIVSNIYKDDFDTFIEGTNSLILNISMVLFIVLSMIGIFITIKIITPINKMFEEVQKANVPSNELENAVKSKDEIGFLATQFNTLLDQVENNRKNFEEQVQVKTKEIQDRLYYDELTNLKNRTALEDDIKDNDFVSIALIDVDSFGDINELYGFSTGNLVLIEIAKVLSEFATKFSVSPYRIYGNVFCLADKKMMGFSRYDEFISELCKIFKNRAIHIEELDIDVFINITLGISIAQEEPIKAASIALKKAKKSNMKFFVYNNEIDTKEMIKKSMYWREKIKIAIEKDDVIPFYQPIYNRNNEIVKYETLMRIKDINEKGETVYLSPYLFLDISVKTKQYLQLSNQIISKAFADLSKTKRQISFNLSFKDILDGDFIISLDKNIDKLDSENREKVVFEILESDYISDYSLLEEFILKYRKQGVKIAIDDFGTGYSNFAHILKIRPNYIKIDGSLIKNIYNDKNSYEMVKSIIDFSKALNIKVIAEFVHSKDVYNTLFDLGVDEFQGFYLGEPSLKIE; encoded by the coding sequence ATGAATACAAAAATTTTTCTAAAAATTGCTTGGTTGTTTATTTTAGGTCTTTTGACTTATTTGGTTTTTGTAGTTTTTTTTCTATCTCCTAAAATAAATAATTTTTTAAGTGAAACTGAAATAAAAAATACAAAAATTCAATTTGATAAGATAGTTTCAGTAATAAATGAAAAATCTAGAACACTTACTGATAAAGAAGTCTTAAAAGAAGAAATTGAATTATTGCTTTCAGGAGTTACTTTAGGTAAAGCTGGTTATGCTTTCATTTTTGATAATACAGGGAAAATTGTTTTTGATCCTAGTGGTGAATTTTCATCAAAAGAGTTTGATAAAATAGTAATTCCTGGATTAGAAAAAAGATATTTATATGAGGAACTAAAAAAAGCATATTTAAAAAAAGACTCTTTTGAATATGAATGGAATAGAATTTATGATCCATATAATTATACTTATAAAAAATTATCTTGGATACAATACAATCCACAATTAGATTGGTATATTGTTTCAAATATTTATAAAGATGATTTTGATACTTTTATTGAAGGAACTAATTCTTTAATATTAAATATTTCTATGGTTTTATTTATAGTTTTATCAATGATTGGTATTTTTATTACAATTAAAATAATTACACCAATTAATAAAATGTTTGAAGAAGTTCAGAAAGCAAATGTTCCATCAAATGAGTTAGAAAATGCAGTTAAATCAAAAGATGAAATAGGTTTTTTAGCAACTCAATTTAATACCTTACTTGATCAAGTTGAAAATAATAGAAAAAATTTTGAAGAACAAGTTCAAGTAAAAACTAAAGAGATTCAAGATAGATTATATTATGATGAATTGACAAACTTGAAGAATAGAACAGCTTTAGAAGATGATATAAAAGATAATGATTTTGTTTCAATTGCTTTAATCGATGTTGATTCTTTTGGTGATATAAATGAACTTTATGGGTTTTCAACAGGAAATTTAGTTTTAATTGAAATTGCAAAAGTTTTAAGTGAATTTGCTACAAAATTTAGTGTTAGTCCATATAGAATTTATGGAAATGTTTTTTGTTTAGCAGATAAAAAAATGATGGGCTTTTCAAGATATGATGAGTTTATAAGTGAACTTTGTAAAATATTTAAAAATAGAGCAATACATATTGAAGAGTTAGATATAGATGTATTTATAAATATAACTTTAGGTATCTCAATCGCTCAAGAAGAACCTATAAAAGCTGCAAGTATTGCATTAAAAAAAGCAAAAAAATCTAATATGAAGTTTTTTGTATATAACAATGAAATTGATACAAAAGAGATGATAAAAAAATCTATGTATTGGCGTGAAAAAATAAAAATAGCAATAGAAAAAGATGATGTTATTCCTTTTTATCAACCAATTTATAATAGAAATAATGAAATTGTAAAATATGAAACTTTGATGAGAATAAAAGATATAAATGAAAAAGGTGAAACTGTTTATCTAAGTCCTTATTTATTTCTTGATATTTCTGTAAAAACAAAACAGTATTTACAACTATCAAATCAAATAATATCTAAAGCATTTGCAGATTTATCAAAAACAAAAAGACAAATATCATTTAATTTAAGTTTTAAAGATATTTTAGATGGAGATTTTATAATTTCTTTAGATAAAAATATTGATAAATTAGATAGTGAAAATAGGGAAAAAGTTGTTTTTGAAATATTGGAAAGTGATTATATTTCAGATTATAGTTTATTAGAAGAGTTTATTTTAAAATATAGAAAACAAGGTGTAAAAATTGCGATTGACGATTTTGGGACAGGATATTCGAATTTTGCACATATTTTGAAAATTAGACCAAATTATATAAAAATTGATGGCTCTTTAATAAAAAATATTTATAACGACAAAAATTCTTATGAAATGGTAAAATCAATTATAGATTTTTCAAAAGCTTTAAATATAAAAGTAATTGCAGAGTTTGTACACTCAAAAGATGTTTATAATACTCTATTTGATTTAGGTGTTGATGAGTTTCAAGGTTTTTATTTAGGTGAACCTTCATTAAAAATTGAGTAG
- the mltA gene encoding murein transglycosylase A has protein sequence MKNFIFIFFLLILIAGCSSKKEIIEKKEITPQKEVLNKTEPISFNEIEGFFDDDLNYALDIFKKDCKRSKRYELFKEVCQKAEFQSNGKEFFITNFQPYKLYNSKSSDEGTITGYYEPLLHGSLKKTKRYKYPVYKIPKNLIVSDDPNLQNYKSRGKIVNNKIVPYDTRKEIEDNPKNPNLEVIAYVDDKYDLFFLHIQGSGKIQLDNGKLINIGYAEQNGWPYTGIGNYMLEKGYLIKNDLSIQGMKKFFINNPTKIDEVLNINESYIFFKISKDGAKGSLGSVLTAKRNLAVDRSYIPLGIPVFINTKNPITKKPINQLMVAADVGGAIKGEIRADFFWGFGSTAFEYAGRMKEKGKMYILMPKK, from the coding sequence ATGAAAAATTTTATATTTATATTTTTTTTACTTATTCTAATAGCAGGATGTTCTTCTAAAAAAGAGATAATTGAAAAAAAAGAAATAACTCCCCAAAAAGAAGTTTTAAATAAAACAGAACCAATATCTTTTAATGAAATTGAAGGTTTTTTTGATGATGATTTAAATTATGCATTAGATATTTTTAAAAAAGATTGTAAAAGATCAAAAAGATATGAATTATTTAAAGAAGTTTGTCAAAAAGCTGAATTTCAAAGTAATGGAAAAGAATTTTTTATAACAAATTTTCAGCCTTATAAACTATATAATAGTAAATCAAGTGATGAAGGTACTATAACAGGATATTATGAACCACTTTTACATGGAAGTTTGAAAAAAACAAAAAGATATAAATATCCAGTTTATAAAATTCCAAAAAATTTGATTGTTTCTGATGACCCAAATCTGCAAAATTACAAATCTAGAGGAAAAATTGTAAATAATAAGATAGTTCCGTATGATACAAGAAAAGAGATAGAAGACAATCCTAAAAATCCAAATTTAGAAGTAATTGCTTATGTTGATGATAAATATGATTTATTTTTTCTTCATATACAAGGCTCAGGAAAAATTCAACTTGACAATGGAAAATTAATAAATATAGGTTATGCAGAACAAAATGGTTGGCCTTATACAGGAATTGGTAATTATATGCTTGAAAAAGGCTATTTAATTAAAAATGATTTATCAATTCAAGGTATGAAGAAATTTTTTATAAATAATCCTACAAAAATAGATGAAGTATTAAATATAAATGAGAGTTATATTTTTTTCAAAATTTCTAAAGATGGGGCAAAAGGAAGTCTTGGTAGTGTACTAACTGCAAAAAGAAATTTAGCAGTCGATAGAAGTTATATTCCACTTGGGATTCCTGTTTTTATTAATACAAAAAATCCTATAACAAAAAAACCTATAAATCAATTGATGGTTGCAGCAGATGTAGGTGGCGCAATAAAAGGTGAAATTAGAGCAGATTTCTTTTGGGGATTTGGTTCAACTGCTTTTGAGTATGCAGGAAGAATGAAAGAAAAAGGAAAAATGTATATTTTAATGCCTAAAAAATAG